Proteins encoded together in one Mycobacterium simiae window:
- a CDS encoding LysR family transcriptional regulator, translated as MPQVLDIAPLRSLVAVADCGGFHRAAAALHLSQSAVSQHLRKVESVVGGPVVERSGRGVLFTDMGQKVLRHARTILAAHDAALDDLGATEHRVLTVGATEHGADVMLPALTSVLRERLPDRRPRFRLDRNVSLADAIDRGLVDLAIMLDGSGLDRANASGIVQLQWVSARTFNIRRNEPLPLVIYAEPCTLREPAFAILEKHAIGYEVAAESADLAGLYAAVRAGLGLALLPKIGKLPDGLCAAEGLPTPNCASILVRGRSGVDPDVLSTVDAAVRDVLSLEN; from the coding sequence ATGCCTCAGGTGCTTGATATCGCGCCGCTACGAAGCCTGGTCGCGGTCGCCGACTGTGGCGGATTCCACCGGGCGGCCGCCGCGCTGCATCTGAGTCAGTCCGCGGTTAGCCAACACTTACGCAAGGTCGAAAGTGTGGTCGGCGGACCGGTGGTCGAGCGCTCCGGGCGTGGCGTGTTGTTCACCGATATGGGCCAGAAGGTGTTGCGGCATGCGCGCACGATCTTGGCGGCCCACGACGCGGCGCTCGACGACCTCGGCGCCACCGAACATCGGGTGCTGACCGTCGGTGCTACCGAGCACGGTGCGGACGTGATGTTGCCCGCGTTGACCAGCGTGCTGCGCGAGCGGCTCCCCGACCGGCGGCCGCGGTTCCGGCTCGACCGCAACGTATCCCTCGCGGATGCGATCGACCGGGGACTTGTGGACTTGGCGATCATGTTGGACGGATCGGGGCTGGATCGCGCCAATGCTTCGGGAATCGTTCAACTGCAGTGGGTTTCGGCGCGCACGTTCAATATCCGGCGAAACGAGCCGTTGCCGCTGGTCATCTATGCCGAACCGTGCACGCTGCGCGAGCCCGCATTCGCGATTTTGGAGAAGCACGCGATCGGCTACGAGGTCGCGGCAGAGTCGGCCGACCTCGCCGGGCTGTACGCGGCGGTACGGGCCGGTCTCGGGTTGGCTCTGCTGCCGAAGATCGGGAAGCTGCCCGATGGGTTGTGCGCGGCGGAGGGGCTGCCCACGCCGAACTGTGCCTCGATATTGGTGCGCGGCCGCTCCGGAGTTGATCCCGACGTGCTGAGCACCGTCGATGCCGCGGTCCGCGACGTGTTGTCACTCGAAAACTGA
- a CDS encoding DMT family transporter, translating to MPLSTASAVTFTYALGYPIGVLAVAGMTPMAVLVLRFSLAALVLTVWALLARAPWPRGAQFGHVLVAGLLIQAVQFCCLYEAVLLGASAVLCAVVVAMNPVTTAILAAVFLREPLGWLRIGALVLGVVAVLAACARRLLGTHGLDPVLVLLVLGLLGLSAGGVYQQRYCTGIDFRTMSAVQNGVAFIPAAAFALVTPFAVHDAHRAIIAITAMVLLNASVAVSIYLRAVTLHGAAAVAMLFAIIPAGAAVLSWLILGERPDIGVGIGLVVGALACWLNSRASARQRATRDQANSTPAGMPAPPSLASCSASD from the coding sequence ATGCCGCTGAGCACCGCTTCGGCGGTGACATTCACTTATGCGCTCGGATATCCGATCGGTGTCCTTGCGGTCGCAGGGATGACCCCGATGGCCGTCTTGGTGTTGCGATTCAGCCTGGCTGCACTGGTTCTCACGGTATGGGCGCTGCTGGCCCGCGCGCCCTGGCCACGAGGAGCACAATTCGGACACGTCCTCGTCGCGGGCCTGCTGATCCAGGCGGTCCAATTCTGTTGCCTCTACGAGGCGGTGTTGCTGGGCGCCTCCGCGGTGCTGTGCGCGGTGGTGGTCGCGATGAATCCGGTGACCACGGCGATTTTGGCCGCGGTGTTCCTGCGTGAGCCGCTCGGCTGGCTGCGGATCGGCGCGCTGGTACTCGGGGTCGTCGCGGTGCTTGCCGCCTGCGCCCGGCGCTTGCTGGGCACCCACGGCCTGGACCCGGTCCTGGTACTGCTTGTGCTTGGGCTGCTTGGCCTTTCGGCCGGCGGCGTCTACCAGCAGCGGTACTGCACGGGCATCGACTTTCGCACCATGAGCGCGGTACAGAACGGCGTCGCGTTCATTCCCGCGGCGGCGTTCGCGCTCGTCACCCCGTTCGCCGTGCACGACGCGCACCGGGCCATCATCGCAATCACCGCTATGGTGCTGCTCAACGCCTCGGTTGCGGTCAGCATTTACCTGCGAGCAGTCACTCTGCACGGCGCGGCGGCGGTGGCGATGTTGTTCGCCATCATCCCCGCGGGCGCGGCCGTGCTGTCGTGGCTCATTCTCGGCGAGCGGCCCGACATCGGCGTCGGCATCGGCCTAGTCGTGGGCGCCCTCGCCTGCTGGTTGAACAGCAGGGCGTCCGCGCGCCAGCGTGCGACCCGGGACCAGGCCAACTCGACGCCGGCCGGCATGCCAGCCCCGCCCAGCCTGGCGTCGTGCTCAGCGTCCGACTAG
- a CDS encoding NAD(P)H-dependent amine dehydrogenase family protein, which produces MLKVGVWGPGSMGVIALRGVIDHPELQLTDLVVHSDTKAGRDAGELCGIAPVGVLATQDPGPMLAGDADVVVYAAAANLRPLEAVADMASILRAGKNVVSCSVVPLVYPDAPGLDRGAFTDPLRTAALDGGVSFFTTGIDSGFANDVLPLVLTGVSRAIDSVRVTEMFNYATYPDRAAVYEILGFGKPPEYAAFAAQPGIFTFGWGPVLHQLAAGLGVKIDNIKESNERIPATESFDTPTGHVAPGTIAAMRSTLTGYVAGKPTFVVDHVTRMRDDIAPDWPQPQVRIPPKDLGYGPASGRGVYRVEIDGSPTMRCEFEMAEDHDHDLGARIAGASRMVNVIPAVCAAAPGLLSALDLPLITGAGLVRPVDGPVPDSRLVGR; this is translated from the coding sequence GTGCTGAAGGTGGGAGTCTGGGGGCCGGGGTCGATGGGCGTGATCGCGCTGCGGGGAGTGATCGACCACCCCGAGCTGCAACTGACCGATCTCGTCGTCCACAGCGACACCAAAGCGGGCCGTGACGCCGGGGAGCTGTGTGGCATCGCGCCGGTCGGGGTGCTGGCGACCCAGGACCCCGGCCCGATGCTCGCCGGGGATGCCGACGTGGTGGTGTACGCCGCCGCGGCCAATCTGCGCCCGCTGGAGGCCGTGGCCGACATGGCGTCGATCCTGCGTGCGGGAAAGAACGTCGTTTCGTGTTCGGTGGTCCCGCTGGTGTATCCCGACGCGCCCGGGCTGGATCGCGGGGCGTTCACCGATCCGCTGCGCACGGCCGCGCTGGACGGCGGGGTGTCGTTCTTCACCACCGGTATCGACTCGGGGTTCGCCAATGATGTGCTGCCGCTGGTGCTTACCGGCGTCTCCCGGGCCATCGACTCGGTGCGGGTGACGGAGATGTTCAACTACGCCACCTACCCGGACCGGGCGGCGGTTTACGAGATCCTCGGATTCGGCAAGCCGCCAGAATATGCGGCGTTCGCCGCCCAGCCGGGCATATTTACCTTCGGCTGGGGGCCGGTCCTGCACCAGCTCGCCGCGGGGCTGGGCGTCAAGATCGACAACATCAAGGAGAGTAACGAACGCATCCCCGCCACCGAATCGTTCGACACCCCCACCGGGCACGTCGCGCCCGGCACGATCGCGGCCATGCGTTCGACCCTGACCGGTTACGTCGCGGGCAAGCCGACGTTCGTCGTCGACCACGTCACCCGTATGCGCGACGACATCGCGCCGGACTGGCCGCAACCGCAGGTCAGGATCCCACCAAAAGACCTGGGGTACGGTCCGGCGAGCGGGCGCGGCGTCTATCGCGTCGAGATCGACGGCTCCCCGACCATGCGCTGCGAGTTCGAAATGGCCGAGGACCACGACCACGACCTGGGTGCGCGCATTGCGGGCGCGTCGCGGATGGTCAACGTCATCCCGGCGGTATGCGCGGCCGCCCCCGGCTTGTTGTCGGCACTCGATCTGCCACTGATCACTGGGGCCGGCCTGGTGCGGCCGGTCGACGGGCCGGTGCCGGACAGCCGGCTAGTCGGACGCTGA
- a CDS encoding MarR family transcriptional regulator codes for MGTSTAKSPPTARVMDVLATLAQAPDGRTSAELARSCGISTSTCALVLAELERRSWVARRGDRRFCLGSGLFGLVHGLRAQFPLLDRGREALTFLHDALGAGCSMSKIGGRHLTTVDAVGHGSDGQQAVGQRFPIDPPFGLVAMAWRDDDFVATWLEGVTPRLSRPEIAQQRRVLADIRTRGYGAWRFDDTHQSLHHRLAGLLASLESTAQVARQLTTLMTMVTLQSVTATLETDLISTEFVVLPIFGRDGQPEYQIEIHLGGPAGLTLAELDAALAHAQELLGTGLGRA; via the coding sequence ATGGGCACGTCAACCGCCAAGTCACCGCCCACCGCCCGGGTGATGGACGTGCTGGCCACGCTGGCCCAGGCCCCCGACGGCCGGACCTCGGCAGAGCTCGCCAGGAGCTGCGGCATCAGCACCTCGACCTGCGCACTGGTGCTGGCCGAACTGGAACGTCGATCCTGGGTGGCTCGGCGCGGAGACCGTCGCTTCTGCCTGGGCAGCGGCTTGTTCGGCCTCGTGCACGGGCTGCGGGCGCAGTTCCCCCTGCTCGACCGCGGGCGCGAGGCCCTCACCTTCTTGCACGACGCCCTGGGCGCGGGCTGCTCGATGTCGAAGATCGGCGGCCGCCACCTGACCACTGTCGACGCGGTCGGGCACGGCAGCGACGGTCAGCAAGCCGTGGGCCAGCGTTTCCCGATCGACCCGCCATTCGGTCTGGTCGCAATGGCCTGGCGCGACGATGATTTCGTCGCGACCTGGCTAGAGGGCGTGACGCCGCGGTTGAGTCGACCCGAGATCGCACAGCAGCGACGGGTACTCGCCGACATCCGAACCCGCGGCTACGGCGCGTGGCGGTTCGACGACACTCACCAGTCGCTGCACCATCGGCTCGCCGGGCTGCTCGCGTCGCTGGAGTCGACCGCACAGGTTGCCCGCCAGCTCACCACGCTGATGACCATGGTCACCCTGCAGTCGGTCACCGCTACCCTCGAAACAGATTTAATCTCAACGGAATTCGTGGTTCTGCCGATCTTCGGCCGGGACGGCCAGCCGGAATACCAGATCGAGATCCACCTGGGCGGTCCGGCCGGATTGACCCTGGCCGAGCTGGACGCCGCACTCGCGCATGCGCAGGAACTGCTCGGCACCGGGCTGGGCCGAGCATGA
- a CDS encoding pirin family protein: MPAHCEIRRAADRAVTTTPWLTSRHSFSFGDHYDPQNTHFGLLVVNNDDLVAPASGFDTHSHRDMEIVTWVLDGQLTHQDSAGNRGVIYPGLAQRMSAGNGILHSEKNDSATRPVHFVQMWVVPDETAISPGYQQHEIGEMGTELVPIAAGRPGCDAAIFLHNRNAALHGARLRPGDSISTPTAPFVHVYVPRGRLTVEGAGEIADGDAVRLTETDGLRLTAGEATDLLVWEMHAKLGG; the protein is encoded by the coding sequence ATGCCTGCCCACTGCGAGATTCGGCGCGCCGCCGACCGGGCCGTCACCACCACGCCCTGGCTGACGTCCAGGCATTCGTTTTCTTTCGGCGACCACTACGACCCGCAGAACACCCATTTCGGGCTGCTGGTGGTGAACAATGACGACCTGGTGGCCCCGGCATCGGGATTTGACACGCACTCGCACCGCGACATGGAGATCGTCACCTGGGTGCTGGACGGGCAACTGACACACCAGGATTCGGCCGGCAATCGCGGCGTGATCTATCCCGGCCTGGCCCAACGCATGTCGGCGGGCAACGGCATCTTGCATTCGGAGAAGAACGACTCCGCAACGCGGCCGGTGCATTTCGTGCAGATGTGGGTGGTGCCCGACGAAACCGCGATCTCCCCCGGCTACCAACAACATGAGATCGGCGAGATGGGCACCGAACTTGTGCCCATCGCCGCGGGCCGGCCGGGCTGCGATGCCGCCATCTTTCTGCACAACCGCAACGCGGCGTTGCACGGCGCGCGATTGCGCCCCGGCGACAGCATCAGTACGCCCACCGCGCCCTTCGTGCACGTCTACGTACCGCGGGGCCGGCTCACCGTCGAGGGGGCAGGCGAGATCGCCGACGGCGACGCGGTCCGGCTCACCGAAACCGACGGCCTGCGGCTAACCGCGGGCGAAGCGACGGACCTGCTGGTCTGGGAGATGCACGCAAAGCTGGGTGGCTAG
- a CDS encoding YhgE/Pip domain-containing protein has translation MSKAQPRHAVPNPNHNVKALGTVKFWALPIGATLALMSALCALYLGGILNPATNLRHFPIAVVNEDAGTAGAKIVDGLVSALDKNKFDVRVVSHDEAKQLLDRAQVYGELVIPPTFSSNLREFGASAVTPQKAERPSVTIFTNPRAGTLGSSIAGQTLSQAMASANTKVGQYLSSEVAQQTDGAPLTGAAQLGLASPIDIKSSVYNALPNGTGNGLSAFYYALLLLLAGFTGSIVVSTLVDSLLGYVPAEWGPVYRFAEQANISRFRTLLIKWLIMAILALLTSGVYLAIAHGLGMPIQHAWQLWAFGVFAIVAVGVTSSSLIAVLGSMGLLFSMLVFVIFGLPSAGATVPLQAVPPFFGWLAKFEPMHQVFLGVRSLVYLNGAGAAGLSQALWMTAIGLVIGLLIGGIVTRSYDRSGFHRIPGAVELAIAEAHQAQHQAQQKAQQKARSGKHQAAGAPADADPTDKDPESSSEQT, from the coding sequence ATGTCGAAAGCGCAGCCGCGGCACGCGGTGCCAAACCCGAATCACAATGTGAAAGCACTGGGGACGGTCAAGTTCTGGGCGTTGCCGATCGGCGCCACATTGGCCCTGATGTCGGCGCTGTGTGCGCTGTATCTCGGGGGCATCCTGAATCCGGCCACCAACCTGCGCCATTTCCCCATCGCGGTGGTCAACGAAGACGCTGGAACCGCCGGCGCCAAGATCGTCGACGGCCTGGTCTCCGCGTTGGACAAGAACAAGTTCGACGTGCGGGTCGTGTCGCACGACGAGGCCAAGCAATTACTGGACCGAGCGCAGGTCTACGGCGAACTGGTGATCCCACCCACGTTCTCGTCGAATCTGCGTGAATTCGGCGCAAGCGCCGTCACGCCCCAAAAAGCAGAGCGCCCCTCGGTAACGATCTTCACCAATCCGCGCGCGGGCACGTTGGGCTCCAGCATCGCCGGACAAACCCTGAGCCAAGCCATGGCTTCGGCCAATACCAAAGTGGGACAGTATCTTTCGTCGGAGGTTGCGCAGCAGACGGACGGGGCGCCGCTGACCGGAGCGGCACAGTTGGGACTGGCCAGCCCCATCGACATCAAGTCGTCTGTGTACAACGCGCTTCCCAACGGTACCGGCAACGGACTGTCGGCGTTTTACTACGCGTTGTTGTTGCTACTGGCCGGATTCACCGGCAGCATCGTGGTCTCCACCCTGGTCGACTCGCTGCTCGGATACGTACCGGCAGAGTGGGGTCCGGTGTACCGATTTGCCGAGCAGGCCAACATCTCTCGCTTCCGAACGTTGTTGATCAAATGGTTGATCATGGCGATCCTGGCGCTGCTCACGTCGGGGGTTTACCTTGCTATCGCCCATGGCCTCGGCATGCCGATCCAGCACGCCTGGCAGCTGTGGGCTTTCGGCGTTTTCGCGATCGTCGCCGTCGGTGTCACCTCGAGTTCGCTTATCGCCGTGCTGGGTTCGATGGGCTTGCTGTTCAGCATGCTGGTGTTCGTGATCTTCGGATTGCCGTCGGCCGGCGCCACCGTTCCGCTGCAGGCTGTGCCGCCGTTCTTCGGCTGGCTGGCCAAATTCGAGCCGATGCACCAGGTGTTCTTAGGGGTGCGGTCGCTGGTGTATCTCAACGGCGCCGGCGCGGCGGGACTATCGCAGGCGTTGTGGATGACCGCGATCGGACTGGTGATCGGGCTGCTGATCGGTGGCATCGTCACGCGCAGCTATGACCGCAGCGGCTTCCACCGGATCCCGGGCGCCGTCGAGCTGGCGATCGCCGAAGCACACCAGGCCCAACACCAAGCCCAACAGAAAGCCCAACAGAAAGCCCGCTCCGGCAAACACCAGGCCGCAGGTGCACCCGCGGACGCCGACCCGACCGACAAGGATCCCGAAAGCTCAAGCGAGCAAACGTAA
- a CDS encoding phosphodiester glycosidase family protein, with protein sequence MLTRRASLRRLAASVAAMFACGVLTSTVAPPVAHAADGREMLANAIGATKGSYLVYNFGPGHPTPLLDAGGRWYEMNNGGHLMIIKNASTRLAPHLLVDTHRGDQARCEHNPGARTGEGLWQASELYTPLQAWQRMGQPTIAINANFFDVRGQKAGSWRQTGCSSPLGAFVDNTNGQGRANQAVTGTVAYPGKQGLSGGGESWSSLTTMILPTGGAPYVVWPRSKNDYDAATPVVEDLLNKNEKFVAVSGIGLLGPGQTQQLRDGGPSAARTALAYVKQRDEMYIFEGGSYTPDNMQDLFRGLGSDTAVLLDGGGSSAIVLRRDTGGMWAGAGSPRGSCDTRQVLCDSHERGLPSWLAFN encoded by the coding sequence GTGCTGACACGACGCGCCAGCTTGCGCCGCTTGGCGGCCAGCGTGGCGGCCATGTTCGCCTGCGGCGTGCTGACGAGTACGGTCGCGCCTCCGGTCGCCCACGCCGCGGACGGTCGCGAGATGCTCGCAAACGCGATCGGTGCCACCAAGGGCTCGTATCTGGTGTACAACTTCGGGCCGGGCCATCCCACACCGTTGCTGGATGCCGGCGGTCGCTGGTATGAGATGAACAACGGCGGCCACCTGATGATCATCAAGAACGCGTCGACCCGCTTGGCGCCCCACCTACTGGTCGACACGCATCGGGGTGATCAGGCCCGCTGCGAGCACAACCCCGGCGCCCGCACCGGCGAGGGTCTGTGGCAGGCCTCCGAGCTCTACACGCCGCTGCAAGCCTGGCAACGAATGGGGCAGCCGACCATCGCCATCAACGCCAACTTCTTCGACGTGCGCGGACAGAAGGCCGGCTCGTGGCGTCAGACCGGCTGCAGCTCGCCGTTGGGCGCGTTCGTGGACAACACCAACGGGCAGGGCCGCGCCAATCAGGCCGTCACCGGCACCGTGGCCTACCCCGGCAAACAAGGACTCTCCGGCGGCGGCGAGAGCTGGTCCTCGTTGACGACGATGATCCTGCCCACCGGCGGCGCCCCCTACGTGGTGTGGCCCCGCAGCAAGAATGACTATGACGCCGCCACCCCGGTGGTGGAGGACCTGCTCAACAAGAACGAGAAGTTCGTCGCGGTATCCGGCATCGGGCTGCTCGGCCCCGGCCAGACCCAACAGCTGCGCGATGGCGGTCCCAGCGCAGCGCGCACGGCGCTGGCCTACGTCAAGCAGCGCGACGAGATGTACATCTTCGAGGGCGGCAGCTACACCCCGGACAACATGCAGGACCTGTTCCGCGGCCTGGGCAGCGACACCGCAGTGTTGCTGGATGGCGGCGGATCGTCGGCGATCGTACTGCGCCGCGATACCGGTGGCATGTGGGCCGGCGCGGGTTCACCGCGGGGGTCCTGCGATACCCGTCAGGTGCTGTGCGACTCCCACGAGCGAGGCCTGCCCAGCTGGCTGGCCTTCAACTAA
- a CDS encoding YoaK family protein: MATSPVSERLTVAALLLLTFATGLADSISILVLGHVFVANMTGNVIFLGFWLAPRTNIDLTAVSVALPTFVVTTIFSGRLSRFFGERARAWITTVLATEIVLLLTLSVLAGTGVLHYHDNSKLIMIGFLAVTFGLQHSSARQFGIPELSTTVLTSTIVSLGLDSRLAGGTGERQTLRFAVVVTMCAGAFLGATLSRFFIAPVFILVAAVVAVSLVIFRCGASDVKVSAPEGF; the protein is encoded by the coding sequence GTGGCTACGTCGCCGGTGTCTGAGCGGTTGACCGTTGCGGCGTTGCTGTTGTTGACCTTCGCCACCGGTCTGGCCGATTCGATCAGCATCTTGGTTCTCGGCCACGTGTTCGTCGCCAACATGACCGGCAACGTGATCTTCCTCGGCTTCTGGCTGGCCCCGCGCACCAACATCGACCTGACGGCGGTGTCGGTCGCGCTGCCCACCTTCGTCGTCACGACCATCTTCAGCGGTCGACTATCCAGGTTTTTCGGCGAGCGGGCCCGCGCCTGGATCACCACCGTGCTGGCCACCGAAATCGTGTTGCTGCTTACCTTGTCGGTGCTGGCCGGCACGGGTGTGCTGCACTATCACGACAACTCCAAACTGATCATGATCGGCTTCCTGGCGGTGACGTTCGGCCTGCAGCACTCGAGCGCGCGCCAGTTCGGAATCCCGGAATTGTCCACCACGGTGTTGACGTCGACGATCGTCAGCCTCGGTCTGGACAGCCGGCTGGCCGGTGGCACGGGCGAGCGCCAAACGTTGCGCTTCGCCGTCGTCGTCACCATGTGTGCCGGTGCGTTTCTCGGCGCGACCCTGTCCCGATTCTTCATCGCTCCGGTGTTCATTCTGGTGGCGGCCGTGGTGGCGGTCAGCCTGGTGATCTTCCGATGCGGCGCTTCCGACGTGAAAGTATCTGCGCCAGAGGGTTTTTAG
- a CDS encoding mammalian cell entry protein: MSPRRKFAPGEESLLVATGPETLRRRWGLPVASAAAGVLMVVAITLTTLMLVSHESRVRDASKNREVLNYVTGFMTQFTSIDPYHANDYVMRVMDQATGDFAKEYHDKANEILLQVARAEPAKGAILGAAVERWNDDGSAIVMVATEVTSKSPDQKQVFENTNRWTATATREGNQWKISSLQQVI, translated from the coding sequence ATGAGTCCCCGCCGCAAGTTTGCACCCGGCGAAGAGTCGCTGCTTGTCGCGACAGGGCCGGAGACGCTGCGACGGCGGTGGGGTCTACCCGTCGCCAGTGCTGCCGCGGGGGTGCTGATGGTGGTGGCGATCACGCTGACCACCTTGATGCTGGTCTCGCATGAATCCCGGGTACGAGACGCTTCGAAGAACCGCGAAGTGCTCAACTATGTGACGGGCTTCATGACCCAGTTCACCTCTATTGACCCCTACCACGCGAACGACTACGTGATGCGGGTCATGGACCAGGCGACAGGCGATTTCGCGAAGGAATACCACGACAAAGCCAACGAGATTCTGTTGCAGGTCGCCCGGGCGGAACCGGCCAAAGGCGCCATCCTCGGTGCGGCCGTGGAGCGATGGAATGACGATGGCAGCGCGATCGTGATGGTGGCGACCGAAGTGACGTCCAAGTCGCCCGACCAGAAGCAGGTCTTCGAGAACACCAACCGTTGGACGGCAACTGCTACGCGGGAAGGGAATCAGTGGAAGATAAGCAGCCTGCAGCAGGTGATCTGA
- a CDS encoding RDD family protein yields MTVVVEETPITANQVSSQNALASWHIRLCALTVDVLPPVAVATTMALVSFTVPAGGAWWWVSICVLALAVLALLVNRLLLPPTIGWSLGRALCGIAVTRRDGGGVGAWGLLLRDVAHLLDTLSVVGWLWPLWDSGHRTFADMLLRTEVRFSQIARPDVRRWTTVAVLAAAGLCLAGVVMSYAVVYSRDRATDQTQAQIAIQGPKIVAQMLTYDPKTLRDDFTRAQSLATDKYRGQLKAQQDIVEKGNPVINEYWVTDSSIESASPDRATMLLFMQGRRGVAPDERYITATVRVNFAKEGDGRWRVDDLAVLTKPKPPGNGK; encoded by the coding sequence GTGACGGTGGTGGTCGAGGAAACTCCCATCACGGCCAACCAAGTGTCATCACAGAACGCCTTGGCGTCCTGGCATATTCGTCTGTGTGCCTTAACTGTCGACGTGCTGCCGCCCGTCGCCGTGGCGACGACCATGGCGTTGGTGTCGTTTACGGTGCCGGCAGGCGGCGCGTGGTGGTGGGTCTCGATTTGCGTGTTGGCCCTGGCTGTCTTGGCGCTGTTGGTCAACCGCTTGCTGTTGCCGCCGACGATCGGCTGGAGCCTGGGCCGCGCCCTGTGCGGCATCGCGGTAACCCGACGCGACGGTGGAGGCGTCGGCGCCTGGGGTCTGTTGCTGCGCGACGTGGCTCACCTGCTCGACACCCTATCGGTGGTGGGATGGCTTTGGCCGCTGTGGGATTCGGGTCATCGGACCTTCGCCGACATGCTGTTGCGCACGGAGGTGCGGTTCTCCCAAATCGCACGGCCGGACGTCCGACGGTGGACCACCGTCGCGGTGCTTGCCGCCGCCGGGCTGTGCCTGGCCGGCGTCGTCATGAGCTACGCGGTGGTGTACTCCCGTGACCGGGCTACCGATCAGACCCAGGCGCAGATCGCGATTCAGGGACCGAAGATCGTCGCGCAGATGCTGACCTACGACCCGAAGACGTTGCGCGACGACTTCACCCGGGCACAGTCGTTGGCCACCGACAAATACCGCGGCCAGCTCAAGGCCCAGCAGGACATCGTCGAAAAGGGAAACCCGGTCATCAACGAGTATTGGGTGACCGACAGCTCGATCGAATCGGCCTCGCCGGATCGGGCGACGATGTTGTTGTTCATGCAGGGACGCCGGGGGGTGGCGCCCGACGAGCGCTACATCACCGCGACCGTGCGGGTCAACTTCGCCAAGGAGGGCGACGGTCGGTGGCGCGTCGACGATCTCGCCGTGCTGACGAAGCCGAAGCCGCCGGGGAATGGGAAATGA